One genomic segment of Hydra vulgaris chromosome 14, alternate assembly HydraT2T_AEP includes these proteins:
- the LOC136091198 gene encoding uncharacterized protein LOC136091198 encodes MVVKEIKNSQILSALLKQHQQKSGQIIQQSLKLPVTTRWASIIHCMESLHNNRLALRGLAIDDEAKSLAKPIQNLLLSEVFWDKVDGFIKLLKPIAIAIAAVEGDKLSLSIVAKTFSDLEKSFQDNILCSPILKSEENAMMEIIAKRRKFHIRNIHLAANLVDLRYKGCHISGDEMVSIFKI; translated from the exons ATGGTGGTAAAAGAGATAAAGAACTCTCAAATTTTATCAGCTTTGTTAAAACAACATCAACAGAAATCAGGACAAATCATTCAACAATCACTAAAGCTTCCAGTAACAACtag ATGGGCTTCAATTATACATTGTATGGAAAGTCTTCATAACAACAGATTAGCACTACGGGGATTAGCTATTGACGATGAAGCAAAATCTCTTGCTAAGCCTATTCAAAACCTATTGTTGTCAGAAGTGTTCTGGGATAAAGTGGATGGGTTTATCAAGTTATTAAAACCAATAGCCATAGCCATTGCAGCAGTTGAAGGAGATAAATTAAGTCTCTCCATTGttgcaaaaacattttcagaTTTAGAAAAGTCTTTTCAGGACAATATCCTTTGCAGTCCAATTCTAAAAAGCGAGGAAAATGCTATGATGGAAATAATTGCCAAAAGAAGGAAATTTCACATTCGAAACATTCATCTTGCTGCAAATTTAGTGGATTTACGTTATAAAGGATGTCATATCTCTGGAGATGAAATGGtgagtattttcaaaatttaa
- the LOC100215193 gene encoding protein CFAP276 isoform X3 has translation MPRDPFPHPRFENDNNFIPAKHVSFGTFSVSKSKQNVPWNHLYETKTLASERRTVYHDDPQAPRDSLDFVIKSVYNHHKDFLRSNAETLYQPETLNLQNFHLVNNKDTQKQGQNKDSLPVISVSDKRESIHCINGAISSHHCAATNRGYSRKKDGGFYGC, from the exons ATGCCTCGAGATCCCTTTCCTCATCCAAGATTTGAAAACGACAACAATTTCATACCTGCTAAACAC gTTTCTTTTGGCACATTTTCAGTTTCTAAATCTAAACAAAATGTACCCTGGAATCAtctttatgaaacaaaaacacTGGCTAGTGAAAGAAGAACTGTTTACCATGATGATCCACAG gcCCCTCGTGATAGTTTAGACTTTGTAATAAAATCTGTGTATAATCATCATAAAGACTTTCTTCGATCAAATGCAGAAACATTATATCAACCGGAAACATTGAACCttcaaaattt TCACCtggtaaataataaagataCACAGAAACAGGGCCAAAATAAAGATAGTCTTCCTGTTATATCTGTATCAGACAAAAGAGAAAGTATCCATTGCATAAACGGAGCAATAT caagCCATCATTGTGCTGCTACTAATCGTGGTTACTCAAGAAAAAAAGATGGTGGCTTTTATGGTTgctaa